TTGTGTAAGTAAACCATGTTTGGAATAGTGTGACGCTTCTTCATATAAATCGTCCTTGTTCCGCATCGTGCGGTTTAGTTTGTAGTTAAAACCAATCGCTTTTTGATTGCGACATCAATAATCAAGTAATGTGTTGATAAAACGTTAAAGTACAATATGAAGATTATTTATCTGTCGTCCTTGTGTCGTCACGGCAAGCGCAAGTGACACTTAGAGATACTATAAAAGCTCGGGTTCATTTCACAACCGATTTCAAAACGGAATTCACTGTTCCAACAGAAGCAACGCGAGGACGTGCCTCGACTGCCACTGTCTGAAAGTTTCCTTTACGTTCTTCGTAGACGATCTTCGTGGCGATCGAAATcggttggatgattttgagctgattccttttaactaaaaacaaacatcattcatGTAAGTAATTGTGAGTAAGATAAACATATAACAACGTAAAACGCATTTTTCCAATTCAGAATGCATGTTCTACCATTGTCCCTGTCGCTACTGCTATTATTGAGCACCATAGACGCTACGATCGCTCAGGAGGAAGTGTCCTTTCTCGATGATCCTCCTTTTATAACGCTCTATCGGAAGATACACAACTTTCTGTTTGACAACGTCGGTCCAAATTCGGACCGATTAAATCAAGCTCGCTCGCAAGGGGTATGTCAATCTAGGAACATTTCTACCGACAAGATCTTGCCATGCTCGAATTTCTCTCCTAATCATTCGCCTTCCTATTCCTGATACAGAAAGTGCAATCTCCCGTACCATCTGAGCAAGCTTTTCCCTGTCCTACGGAAGGCATGCGTAGCTCCAAAGTTCCTATCTCGGTTCACGAGCTACGTCCTGGAGACATCGACGTGATAGCGGCACTCGGTGATTCGCTAACCGCCGGCACCGGAGTGCTGGCAACCGGAATTCTCGAGCTGGTCATCGAGAATCGAGGCCTGTCGTGGTGCATCGGAGGACAAGGTACCTGGCGTCAATATCTAACTTTACCGAACATACTGAAGGTGTTCAATCCGAACCTGAATGGTTATGTCGTTGCCGACAGTCTATCCATCGACAGGGAGTCAAGGTAATTGAACGCATTGGCTTCCCACTTGCAAAATAGTCCCTTCTAtactgttttcttaattttgatttctggGCCACAGATTTGATGTGGCCGAAATAGGCGGCATGAGTCAGGATCTGCCGCACCAAGCGAGAAATCTCATCAAACGTATGCAGTCGGATCGAACGGTCGATATCAAAAATCATTGGAAGCTGATAACTATTCTCATCGGACATAATGATTTCTGTAGCCGCATCTGCTACCTGCCCAAGCCCGAGAAAGCACTCTACCAACATGAGCAAAATTTGCTGGAAACCTTGAGACTACTTCGCAAGTCTCTGCCTAGAACTATGGTTAATATTGTGGCAACAATCAGTAAGCATGCGATTAATAGCATatatgttggaaaacaaataatattgaaagaatct
This Anopheles marshallii chromosome 3, idAnoMarsDA_429_01, whole genome shotgun sequence DNA region includes the following protein-coding sequences:
- the LOC128712836 gene encoding phospholipase B1, membrane-associated-like, translated to MHVLPLSLSLLLLLSTIDATIAQEEVSFLDDPPFITLYRKIHNFLFDNVGPNSDRLNQARSQGKVQSPVPSEQAFPCPTEGMRSSKVPISVHELRPGDIDVIAALGDSLTAGTGVLATGILELVIENRGLSWCIGGQGTWRQYLTLPNILKVFNPNLNGYVVADSLSIDRESRFDVAEIGGMSQDLPHQARNLIKRMQSDRTVDIKNHWKLITILIGHNDFCSRICYLPKPEKALYQHEQNLLETLRLLRKSLPRTMVNIVATINVSILRTFIPKPASCVTTHSFECSCVFGARFESFQPRLERIMKQWNRVQQTVAERDEFSSDSDFVVNYQPFPEHLTLPTLQNGDTDAGIASVDCFHFSQRGHAIAANSYWNNLIDLVGNKSELVHREFERFNCPMKGRPFLATSKNSLGRF